GGATCGTTCTTGTTCTCTTCTTTATACACACGGTATcgttctctttttatatatatatatatatatagagagagagagagagagagagagagagagagaggttattGATTAGAGACCATGGTATAAACATACAGGACTATCTATTCTAATGGTACATGGGAGCATTATTCATATATGCTAACTTTTTAAGATACCGTGTTACCCATGTCATTAAATGTCTTTTGGCCAAGTGTACCAATTGATGCTCTTATTTTTTACCTCATAGTTATTCCGGAGAAGTATCAAAGGCATCCATTCCCATTTCCCGTGGGCTATAATTGCATATTATGGAATATTTAACTGGCTTTTAATTGCACTTGTTAAAAGGGAATTGAGCAAGTCTTATTATATTAGAAAGtaacaaaagtaaataaacaaatacccttttaattgaattttatgttactctctaaaaaaaaaatgatcgatTGTAATAAAAAACTCAACCTTAACTAATGTACTTTGGCAATCGTTTACTTGGCCCtcatttacattttctttttctttttttgtgtgtgtgtgtgcgtgtgtgtgtgcgcgcattattttgtttcattttagtATTAATGGGATTTCACGTTTTCACTTGCATTGGTTCAATAAGGGCATCACCAGCTTGTAGATACTGGTAAGTAACTATGGAGTGAAGTTTACTATCAGTAATCGACTTGTTCTGGATTTGAAGGGATTGATGCAGATATCCAACTTTGTCCTGATTAAAAACACTTAAGGTTACTATCATTTTGCATGTCTCTTCAACTGAACAAGCCCATCGCTGTGACCTGTGAGCTAATGGAACATTAACGTGTCTTAAAATAGGCAAGGGAATAGAATATGCTACCGCATAAAAGCTGATAGGGACCATCAaaccaaatagaaaatgtaaatgTGGCAATCCTTTCCTTGTcatgtcatcatcatcattatgaAGAATGCTTGAGAATCCTACATGATTTGCCTTTAATCACAAAGCTTAGGATTCTTCAATTGCAGAGTTTAGCTTCAAGCATACTAAACAGTTCTCTATTTATGGCAGACAATGTTCTAATGTGGGATTTCCCTTCAATATTTATGAAAGAGTTGAAGTAATTTAGAGAAAACCTTTAATTAAAAGCTAAGAAAAGATCTCTAATCTTCTTGAAAAAGTAGTCAAGGTTAAACAGGTATTGTCTATTAAAAGTAATGTCCCGACTAAATCATTGGTTAGGAAAGAACAGAATCATGGAAGATTTTTCTTAGGGCACCTTATCATGGCTTTATACCATATGCGCCCCTTCACAATATATTAACTTATAATTTGAGAATCATGTTAACTTTAAGAACCGTTATAAATTGCAGTAATCATGCTCAATGGCCTCATACCTCAACCCTTCCTGCTAGAAATCTTCTATGGACCAATGTGTTTTCTATCTTCTCTTATTCGTCTGCCGATGATGTTCAATTGCGTGAGGTACTGGTAATCTGCATCCTGAGGTCTAGATCACTATGTTTATTGTATCTAGTCCTTGGGATGCAGATTACCTCTTCCTTGCTGGCAATGAAAAGCTTGTGATCAGCTTAAAGAAGCTATACTACTTGATGTGCTACCTTTTAGAAGTACACTTTTCACGCTTTCTTCTACGTGTTGGTTGTTTCTTTATTGCTGCATTTTCAGGTATGTGCTCGCATACCAGACACATCAGGtggtcaaaactcaaaaatattgATTCATTTCCCTTGGTTGATGGCACATCCACAAAGCAATTGCTGCCCACTAAATGAACTTCTGCTTCTGTAGTACTACTCAAGGTAGAGTGATGTTTATGAACTAAATGTCATATATATAACGTATAGTATCAAATGACCTGATTTCATGTGGAATGTTGGACAAAATATAGTTTattaaagtataaaatattatggattattattaaaatttggaTTAGTAGACTATGTTGACAGgttgttaaaattttgaattctaatatttcttttatgagGTAATCCGTCAAGCCTATATGTGTAGAATCTGTAGATAAATAGCAACCACACAATAGAATAGAATAAGTGAATCACATGATTCATGAAGCTGAACCCAAATATTTGAGACATcatttttggtttaaaatttattgagtATCCTAATAAAACATCTTCTTTCCTTCTAAAGATTGAAAGTGCCTAGCATATTTTGATTTCCAACTTTCTTGGTAGTAGATTGAGTTTTAATCTTCAAAAATGGATTTTGTGGATCACTTTTTCCAGTTTCTGCAGTACAAATAGCATCTTCCCTTCTTTCAGCTTTCTGCAGAACTCCAACAGCCTCTTCCCTGCTTTCAGTGAAGTCCTTGCCATCATTGAAGATCAGAAACTCTAACATCTCCACATGAAAGAAACTAAAACATCCATGTATATGTGTTATGCAGGACCCGAAGTCTTTTCCGATCACACAATGCCAGGACAAGTTGAAATTATATTAGCTAGAAAAATCTATCTTCGGTAAAAGTTAATTAACAGCATGCTCTATGACATTATACCAtgtatcgtttttttttttttgggtatgtatTACACATGACTTGAAGCAAAAGAAAGTTAATTCCCCCTATAATAAGACTCCTAAACTTTTATTCAGTCACCAGGGTGTTACTTCATTTATTCAATATTGAAGTTCATAATAGCTTGCTACATGCATTTTAAGAAACCAAGCACAGAGAGTGAAAGGTGACCTAACAGTGTTTTCCca
The DNA window shown above is from Quercus lobata isolate SW786 chromosome 7, ValleyOak3.0 Primary Assembly, whole genome shotgun sequence and carries:
- the LOC115953824 gene encoding uncharacterized protein LOC115953824 isoform X1, which gives rise to MLEGKAVVRKTDMPEAMQNHVMELAYQALDLHEVSDCQSIAHYIKQDFTESREEAVGVLQKAERREDAICTAETGKSDPQNPFLKIKTQSTTKKVGNQNMLGTFNL
- the LOC115953824 gene encoding uncharacterized protein LOC115953824 isoform X2; the protein is MSWSWLTRLSIYMRSLIVNLLLITSNSFFHVEMLEFLIFNDGKDFTESREEAVGVLQKAERREDAICTAETGKSDPQNPFLKIKTQSTTKKVGNQNMLGTFNL